One part of the Pecten maximus chromosome 9, xPecMax1.1, whole genome shotgun sequence genome encodes these proteins:
- the LOC117333958 gene encoding piggyBac transposable element-derived protein 4-like → MAVPWIRVFPPEPNRGFGFHDIPRLLHMPPGDSRPLTYFMLLFPETLMKEIIRHTNRYAQNHVRGNQNLIRRHARVRSWKKINLLELKAFLSIFFNMSIIRKPSIPHYWNSTLPSQRSDWFHQTMARNRFQNILKFIQIADYQRRVGREHPAYDPAARFRPLLNFVNRQFLRFIVPRRELCVDESLVSTKGHSVMRQYIPSKAAKYGVKFWLLCESASGYVLQMSVYRGRQFDPTTPGQLQGTNVVHNLLQEASLLGRGYHVFCDSFFTSMHLGHVLLQHHTYVTGTLRKTRPMPLTIRNADPRPGTAVYMRRGNFLCVASRDADHKKPVRLLSTILPAQDLPNGRPKMVMAYNRNMGAVDMDDGLLSVYGKQRKTKKVWKNVFLHIQHRIMLNAYILYRENTTDRPVLSRLQFILQVVESLSGREPTVLPRRARRQRQILVLLPPGKERDCCVCSSHVRHGSGIRRRSRTVCSLCKRGLHRQCQERHNACTEI, encoded by the exons ATGGCTGTTCCATGGATAAGGGTGTTTCCACCAGAACCTAACAGAGGCTTTGGATTTCACGATATTCCGCGCTTATTACACATGCCACCCGGAGATTCTCGGCCTTTAACCTACTTCATGCTTCTTTTTCCTGAGACACTTATGAAGGAAATTATTCGACATACAAACAG GTACGCACAGAATCATGTCCGGGGAAACCAGAACCTCATCAGGCGTCATGCAAGGGTCCGGTCATGGAAGAAGATCAACTTGTTAGAGCTGAAAGCCTTTCTGTCCATATTTTTCAATATGAGCATTATTAGAAAACCGTCGATTCCGCACTACTGGAATTCAACACTTCCAAGTCAACGTTCTGATTGGTTCCATCAGACGATGGCGAGGAACAGATTTCAAAAcatattgaaattcattcagATCGCTGATTATCAGCGAAGGGTTGGAAGAgag cATCCAGCGTATGACCCCGCCGCAAGATTCCGGCCTCTTCTCAACTTTGTCAACAGACAGTTCTTGCGATTTATAGTTCCACGGAGGGAGCTTTGCGTTGATGAGTCATTGGTTAGCACCAAAGGTCACAGTGTAATGAGGCAATACATTCCCTCAAAGGCGGCAAAATACGGTGTGAAATTCTGGTTACTGTGTGAATCGGCTTCAGGGTACGTGCTCCAGATGTCCGTATATAGGGGCAGACAGTTTGACCCTACAACTCCTGGTCAACTACAGGGCACCAACGTAGTGCACAACCTACTGCAAGAAGCATCCCTACTTGGCCGTGGTTACCATGTGTTCTGTGATAGTTTTTTCACATCCATGCATCTTGGCCATGTGCTACTGCAACATCATACATATGTGACAG GTACACTTCGGAAAACAAGACCGATGCCCTTAACTATACGGAATGCTGACCCCCGGCCAGGGACTGCTGTGTACATGAGGCGGGGCAACTTCCTATGCGTAGCTTCTCGCGATGCCGACCACAAAAAGCCAGTGCGGCTTCTGTCTACAATTCTTCCTGCCCAAGACCTTCCAAACGGGCGGCCAAAAATGGTTATGGCGTATAACCGTAACATGGGTGCGGTTGATATGGATGATGGGTTATTAAGTGTCTATGGAAAACAGCGGAAAACCAAGAAAGTATGGAAAAATGTGTTTCTACATATACAGCATAGAATTATGCTAAATGCTTATATTCTTTACAGGGAGAACACTACAGACCGCCCCGTGCTGAGTCGACTACAGTTCATATTGCAGGTTGTCGAGTCCCTGTCTGGTCGCGAGCCGACTGTCTTGCCCAGACGTGCACGTCGGCAACGCCAGATCCTGGTCCTACTACCTCCAGGAAAGGAACGGGATTGCTGTGTGTGCTCTTCCCATGTGCGGCACGGAAGTGGAATACGCCGAAGGAGTAGAACTGTTTGTTCCCTGTGCAAAAGGGGACTTCATAGACAATGTCAGGAAAGGCACAACGCATGTACAGAGATATAA